A region of the Oncorhynchus clarkii lewisi isolate Uvic-CL-2024 chromosome 29, UVic_Ocla_1.0, whole genome shotgun sequence genome:
ACATCTGTCACAAAGTCCTCTGTCTTACTGCTGTGTATACCGTCCATACTTGTGGTAGAGGCAGTGCGATATCCAGAGCTCTTCAGCCACGCTAAGACTTTGTGACGGGATCTCTTCGGCTCGTCAGCGTCTGGCTCGGAGATGTTATCTGTGGCACAATATAACTTCAACAACAGGGAAATCATTGCTGATCATGCCCGAATATTGCGTCTGAGATTTATTTTGCCCAATAAAAAATGCATTTATATCAAAATGTCAGTGAATCGTTGATTGAATACTTCTACTCTGTATCGGCATAAATAAGCTATTTGTTAGGCATCAGAGAGCCATAGAGAGGCTGTAGCTAGAGAACAGATTTCTGTGACAGAAACATTTCGGTGAATTTAAAACTGATGCAGATTATCCAAAGTTACCAGCCACTCACCATGAGATGGCAGATTCAGCTGACTGGCTATCTCTCTCCGACTCCACTCCTTCTCCAGCAGTTCCTTCCACTGTTCTCTCACCTCCAGATCTATCGACTGCAATCTTTCTAATTGTTGACCGCCTGCTATGCAAAGCAAAAAAAGACATAAGAACAGAtcatagagaaagatagaggcctctagtggccaaaagtcTGTATTAACATGGGCAGCATGCCAAgcaccattgagggcttccaccattttaaggtagtcaactgggtgggacttccttacttcattggctgatccctcctgatgactcGATTGGAGCGAGCCCAACCAGGTCATCAGTAGGTATCAGCCAATCGtgaagaagaaaatggactaaTTTAAAATGGATATAGCCTCAATGaagctgcccatgctgtcacagacattataatggcacagatacaaagatgagtcctctatctatctctatggtacAGATGCACAAGGTTACATTGAATGGAGACAGTGCGAGGAGGGTGGAATTGAGGAAAGGATGTATATTCTGGTATAAGAAGACGCTTTGCTTACTGCTAACACCTTGATCCTACCTCAGATCTTCCATTGGGAtttctccctctcccagtctAGAGCTCTCCAGGGGTGGCTTGTCTCCACTGACTGTTCAGGAAAAACAATAACAATGAAGAACTTCAAACAAAGCATGctggggtaaaagagagagagaaaagtgattACTCACAGTCAGGTCTATAAGGTTCAGGCATACTCCTATTTCCCTTTAGAATTGGTGGAGTTGATGTCTTTGCTATTTCCAAAATCTCCCAGTTTCTCCGATCCCATTCCTGATTGAGAAGTTGTGAAATCTTCTCAGTGGCTTCATCATCTGCCCGTGGAATGATCCCTGTCTCCACTGGTTTATGGATCTCAGTGCTCAGGCAAAATAAATGTTTCCCTGCCACCATCTCCTCTATCTTCTCCAACAGCTCTTTGACCTGAGCGTCTGTGTCTTTACCCTTACTGTCAAAGACATGGTACCTGTTCCCACATTTCTCTATAAGCCAATGCAGGGCCTTCCCTTCACTCTCAATGTGCTGCTCAATAGTTGTGTCTCCCAGACATGCCCCCCAGGTAAAGACCACTATAGTGTGTCTCCAGACTCCCTCTCCTAGCAGCTTCATGTTGTCCTGTGTCACCTTCCTCTGTTCCTCAGTAAACGCTGTGTCTACAGGAATCATCAGGAGGGCAGCATTGGGAAACGGACAACCCAGAGAAACACCCTTCAGGATTTCTGACTTCACCAAGGGAGAAGTGAACTCGGCCAGAAAGAATGTCCACCATCCGGGTGTGTCCACGACAGTGACTTGCCTCCCCCCAAACTTAGCCGACTGTTGTGTAAATTTTACACTTCTCCTTCCAGCCTCAAACTTAGAAGTGTTCAAGATGGCATTTCCAGCAGCACTTCTCCCAACAAAGACCCACCCCAGCATTAGGATTCTCAGTTTGGTTAGGATGTGGGTCTCCTCTGTAAGAAAGAAATTCATAAGATATCAATTGAAATTCATtaaaacatagaacatacaacCATTTAGCCTTCACAAAACGGTTACTCGCGGACATCCTAATAGAGATGTAACAAGATCATTAGAGCTGTAGAATTATAATTATTAGGGTATTATAGTGGAGATCAGGGCAGTTTTGTGGAGGAATAATAAATGGGTATATGCAGGTGGAATTGTTGCTTAGAGCATATTTATCATATTTAAGTGGTTCATGTTGTCTCTTCTGACCATTTATTTATTACCAACCATTCAGAAGCACATTTAGTTTCTTCCTTTCCTTCTGCGTTTTCAGACATCTTTCTTCCGATCTCTCCACCactccccttccctttcctcaaTGTTCAGCAACACTGCACCCTCAACTCCAAAAGTGGCTCCCATTGTTCCCTGCCACCATCTCCTCTATCTTCTCCAGCAGCTCTGTGACCTCAGTGTTAGTGGCTTTACCTTTACTGTCAAAGACGTAGTACCTGCTCCCACATCTCTCAATGAGCCACTGGAGTGCCTTCCCCACATTCTTAATGTGCTGCTCAATGGGTGTTGTGTCTCCCAGACCTTCCCCATAGGCGAACAGCACAATAATGTAACCCCAGACTCTCTCACGGAGAAGCTCCAGGTGTTCCTCTACTGATTTCCTGCTTGCTTCTGTGAATCGACACTCAGCCTCAACCACAAGTATGAAAGCATGGGGTCCAGGGTGGCAAAGAGATGTACTGCTTATAAGTTCTCTCTTAACCAACTCTGGTGTGTCACCTAAACAATATTTCCTCCACCAGCCAGGAGCTTTGACCAGAGTGAGCTTCTTCCCTCTCACTCCTCCACGTCTCTTCTCACACTGGGCAGTGATTCCCCCAGCTTGAAAGGCCTCTCTACCCAGGATTGTGTTT
Encoded here:
- the LOC139387800 gene encoding GTPase IMAP family member 9-like, translated to MLGWVFVGRSAAGNAILNTSKFEAGRRSVKFTQQSAKFGGRQVTVVDTPGWWTFFLAEFTSPLVKSEILKGVSLGCPFPNAALLMIPVDTAFTEEQRKVTQDNMKLLGEGVWRHTIVVFTWGACLGDTTIEQHIESEGKALHWLIEKCGNRYHVFDSKGKDTDAQVKELLEKIEEMVAGKHLFCLSTEIHKPVETGIIPRADDEATEKISQLLNQEWDRRNWEILEIAKTSTPPILKGNRSMPEPYRPDCGQQLERLQSIDLEVREQWKELLEKEWSRREIASQLNLPSHDNISEPDADEPKRSRHKVLAWLKSSGYRTASTTSMDGIHSSKTEDFVTDVGN